Genomic segment of Aliarcobacter trophiarum LMG 25534:
ACCCTATTTTGGCACTTCCCATAGATGACCACACAAGACATGATTTTTCACAAACCGCAATTTTAGCAAAACATCTAAAAAGTACCTTTATCAAACCAGTTTTTAATAGCTTAAAAGCTTCAAATATTGTCAAATATGCTGGAAAAAACTTAGAATTTAGACAAAAAAATCCAAGAAAATTTACATATAGTGGAGAAAAAAGTTGCGATGTAATTTTAATAGATGATGTAATTACAACAGGAACAACAATTTTAGAAGCTAGAAAAACTTTAAAAAAACATAAGGTAAATGTACTTTTCGCTCTTACTCTATGTTCCTTTTTAAGTTAATCTTTACTATTTTTTTCTCTATTTTTCTTTTTAAATCATCAACCATTTTTAATTTATCTTCAAGATTTTGCCTATTTTCTTCTTTAAAATCTTCTTTATTTATCTTTTCCAAAAGTTTTATTTTTTTATCTTCAAGTTTTTGTATAGCTTCAAGTAAACTCTCTTCCTCTTTTTTATTTATCTCAAAAAACTCTTCTATATTATTTAGAAATTTATTAATCTTCATCTTCCTCTTCCTCATCTTCTAATATCATACTCTCATCAATAAACATTTTTTCTGTTATATTAAGTAAATTTTGACATAGAAGTATAGCAAAAGAGCTATCTTTTAATATTTTTGAACTAACTTTTGCATCTATTTTTCTATTTTCAAATAAATTATCTACTCTTTGATTTGCCATATTATCAAAAGATATAAGCTTATGTTGGATAGTTTTTATTTTATAAAGTTTATCTATATCATCAAAAGCATGATTTGAAATTATATTTTCTATCTCATTTATACAAATTATTAAAATATCTTTTATATTTTTATACTCTTGTTTTAGCTCTATATTTTCATTCTGAGTTCCAAGATTTAAGGCTTTATTTAAAGTCTTTATATTTTTTAAAAGTAGATATATTTTTTTTGTAAGTGCTTTACTTTTATCTAATACCTTCATATCTTCACTATTTATATATTTATTCGCAAAATCTAAATAATCTAAAATTTCATTATGAAGCTCTTTTATTTTTATTTTATAAAGTTTATTAATACTCTCTTTTTTTAGAGTTTTTTTATCTAAATTTTTTTTACTAATATAAATATCACTATTTATTGAAAGTTGATGTCTTATAGACTTTATTAATTTATTAAATAAAATTTCATTCTCTTTTTTAAGCCCACTTAAAATTGATTTTGAACTCTCCAAAGAACTAGCATCCAAGAATTCTAATTTTGACCATGATTTTACCTTTGGAATAAACATAGTTTTCATCTTCAAGATAATTTTATTCAAAAATGGAATCATTATTATTACAGCACTTAAATTAAAAATTGTAATAAATAGTGTAAGCTTTATCACATCACTTGAAATATCAAATTCTAAAGCTAAAAAATCTATAAAATTTATAATTGGAAATAGGAAAACTATACCAAAAACAGTAGCTATTAGATTTAAAATAAATTGGGTTAAAGCTAATCTTTTCCCATTTGAATTTGAGTTTAAGCTTCCTAAAATAGTTGTTGTTGTACTTCCTATTTTTCCACCAATAACTAAAGCAACTGCATTTAAAAATAGTATTTGACCACTTGCAAGTGCTACAAGAGTTATTGCAATACTAGCAGAGCTTGACTGTACAACAAAAGTCATAATAGCTCCTAAAATAAAAAACAAAAACATTGTTAAAAAACTATCATTTGAATAAGCCAATAAATCAACACTCTGTTTTAAATCATCAAAACCATTTACCATATAAGAAATTCCCAAAAATATAAAACCAAGCCCCAAAAGAATATTCCCAAAACCTTTTTGCTTTAAATTTTTTGAAAATCTAAAAAATATACCAAAAGCAATTATAGGCATTGCATAGTGTGAAATTTTTATTCTAAGCCCAAAAAGTGCTATTAACCAAGCAGTAGTAGAAGAACCTAAACTAGAACCTAAAAGCACATAAATAGCACTTTCAAGAGCAATTAATGATGTGGTTAAAAATGAGATTAAAATAACACTTGTAAGTGAAGAGCTTTGCACTATCGAACTTATTAGGAAACCATTTAAAATTCCCTTTGGCATACTATTTGTAAATTTTTCTAGAATTTTTTCTAAAAAACCACCAGAAAATAGCTTAAAACCATCTTCCATAAAAAACATTCCAACTAAAAAAATTGCAATTCCTGCAATAATTACCTTTGCACTCTCATAATTTAACACAAAGTATGCAAGAACCAAAAAAAGTAGCGGAAACATAAATCTTTTTATCATAGTCACCTCAATTTTTTAAGAAATTTTATAAAAATTTAATAGCATTAGTATATTATTTAAAATTTAACAAAAATTAAATCTCTTTTAAGATACACTTTTATCTTTAAAAGGAGCTAAATGCTAGGAATAATAGACTACAAAATGGGTAATCTAGCAAGTGTTTACAATGCTTGTTCTAAATTTACAAAAGATGTAAAAATCATAAAAACAAAAGATGATATAACAAAATGTGATAAGATTATTCTTCCAGGAGTTGGAGCATATAAAGATGCTATGAAATATTTAGAAAAAAATGGTTTAAAAGATGCTATTTTAGAATTCTCAAATAGTAACAAACCACTTTTAGGAATCTGCCTTGGAATGCAACTATTATTTGAAAGTAGTGAAGAGTTTGGTTATACGAAAGGTTTAGGCTTAATTGAAGGAAAAGTTATAGCTTTTAATAGAGATAAAACAAAAGAGTTAAAAATTCCACACATGGGATGGAATACTATAGAAACAAAAAACAATATATTATTTGAAGGTCTAAAAAACCCTTATTTATATTTTGTACACTCATTTCATACTGTTTGTGATGATAAATATATTATTGGAAAAACAACTTATGGGTATGAGTTTGCAAGTGCTGTAAACAAAAATAATATTTTTGGCTTTCAACCACACCCTGAAAAATCACACAATAATGGATTAAAAGTTTTAGAAAATTTTATAAATTTATAGGAGAGAAAAATGGATATATTACCTGCAATTGATTTAAAAGATGGAAAAGCAGTAAGGCTTAGTAAAGGAGTTATGGATAGTGCAAAAATCTATTCAGATGAGCCATGGCAAGTTGCTCGTAGATTTGAAGAATTAGGTTCAAAATGGGTTCATATAGTTGATTTAAATGGTGCTTTTATGGGAGAACCTGCAAATTTAGAACAGATAAAAAAAATAAGAGAAAATTGTAATCTAAAAATCGAATTAGGTGGTGGAATAAGAGATGAAAAAACTATTCAGATGTACCTAGAATTAGGAGTTGATAGATTAATTTTAGGTTCAATTGCATTAAAAGACCCACAATTTGTAAAAGATATGGCAAAAAAATATCCAATTGCAGTTGGTATTGATGCATTAAATGGAATGGTAGCAGTCGAAGGGTGGGCAGAAGTTTCAACAATACAAGCCACAGCTTTAGCAAAAGAGTTTGCAAATGCAGGCGTTGAAGCAATTATCTGTACAGATATCAGTAAAGATGGAATGCTTTGTGGAGTAAATGTAAACTTTACAGAAGAAATTGCGAAAGAAAGTGGGCTTTATACAATTGCAAGTGGTGGTGTAAAAGATATAAATGACATAATTTCTTGTAAGAAAAATGGGCAAATAGGTGGTGTAATTGTTGGAAAAGCTTTTTATGAGGGAACTTTAAATCTAAAAGAAGCATTTTCTATACTATAGTTAAATAATTTATTATTTAACTTTAGATAGAATCCAATCTTAATCACTAAACAAAGGTTTAAGATGGATTCAAACAAAAAAATAACACTAATTATATTCTCTTTAGTTGTTATTTTAACTTCTATTATAGTTGTAATAGTTGCCATTGGCTCAAGAGAAACAGGATATAATGGAGTTACAAATAAAGCTCACTTAACTGCTGAAGTAGTAAAAAAATCGCTTACTAGCCATATGTTAAATGGGAATATGGATCAAAGGGATGTATTTTTAAATAGTATTAGTTCTTTAAAAGATGTTCAATCTCTTTGGCTAGTAAGAGCAAAAAGTGTTAGTGAACAGTTTGGTCCATCACACTTAGCAAACGAAAATCCTAAAGACCAGATAGATATTGAAGTTTTAAACTCTGGAAAAGAAAAAATTATAATTAATGAGAGTCTTTATGGAGCAACCTTAAGAATTACAATTCCATATACTGCTTCTAGCTTTGATAAACCAAACTGTTTAGCCTGTCATAATGCAAAAGAGGGAGATGTTTTGGGTGCTATTTCACTTAACTTTGATATAAGTGAGGATAGAGGCTCAAATATCATGATTTTACTCTATATTATTTTAATCATTGGACTATTTTTAATCTTTTTTCTTATATTTATACAAAAAAAAATAGAACCATTTACAAACTCATTTAATAGTTTAGTACAAGTTTTAAAAAGAGTTCACGAGGGTGATTATAGTGTAAGAGCTCAAGCAGGTATTTTAAAAGAGGATAAGGAAGCTAGTTTATGGCTAAATGAATTAATAGAAAAGCTAGAAACTGTACTAACTGGAATAGAGAAAAATCTAACATCTTTTGTACATAACCGTGCTAGTAATGTAAACCACGATAAGCTAATAAGTGCAAAAGATATTATAGAAGATATTAGTGAGATTTATCACTACAAAAAAACTATTGAAAATGATTTTAGTATTGATGATATATATTATAGATTAATTAGTGTTTTAAGGGATAAACTGGGAATCAAACACTTTATTATTTTTGAGACTGATTTGGTAAAAGATGAGAGAAAAACAATTTTTTCTGCACCAAATACAAAACCTTATTGTAGCCTTGAGAAAAGTATAAAAGAGAGTTGTAGAGCAGAAAGAATAAATAGTATTGTCTCTTCTGAAAATTTCTCTGAAATTTGTAGAGTAGCAAAATGCAATAAAGATGAGCAACATATTTGTATTCCATTTTATATAAACGATCAAACAAATATAACAATACATATAGTTTCAAACTCAAAAGAAGAATTAAACAACTTAAAGTATCAAATAGGAATTATCAAAAAATATTTAGAAGAGACAAAACCTATTTTAGAAAGTAAACTTCTAATGGATGCTTTAAGACAAAAAAATCTCACAGACTCTCTTACAGGACTATATAATAGAAAATACCTAGATGAAATTGTAGAGAAAAAACTAGCTCTTGATGTTAAAAATGGAGTTATCTACTCAATTATGTTTTTAGATATTGACTATTTTAAGATGGTAAATGATAGTTATGGCCACGATATTGGAGATGATATTTTAAGAAAATTAGCAATTACCATGAAAAAATCAATTGGTCCTAATGAGACTTTAATTAGATATGGTGGAGAGGAGTTCTTGATTCTTAAAAAAGATGCCACACAAGAGAATACAAAAGAGCTAGCAGAAAAGATTAATAATGAATTCTCAAAAATTGTATTTAACTATGGTGGAGATAACTTCACTAAAACTGTAAGTATTGGATACTCTTTCTATCCAATAGATACAGATCAATTTTGGAAATGTATTAAGTTTGCAGATATTTCACTGTATGAAGCAAAGGCAACTGGAAGAAATAGAGTTGTAAAATTCTCTAAAGATATCCTAAAAAATGGTGATAAACTAGACTACTAATATAAAAAAGGCAAAGCCTTTTTTATTAAGTTAATAACTCAAAATTAATATATTATTATATCGTTTATGATATTTTAACTATTTAACCACTCTTTAACTATACTATTTTTATCAAAAAGTTTTGTCTTAGCTCGTGCAATACTTGCAATAGATAGTATCTCTTTTGTTGCTTTGTGGATATTATCATTTATAATTAAGTAATCATAATCAAGAAATTCACAAATCTCACTCTTCGCACTTTCAACTCTTTTTTCAATAATCTCTTTAGTATCTGTATCTCTTGCTACTAATCTTTGTTCTAAAATCTTCAGTGTAGGAGTTGTTATAAAAACAGAAGTTATCAAATTTCCCAATTTTTCTCTTAAAATTTTATGCCCTTGAACATCTATATCAAAAACTACAAGTTTTCCATCATTTAAAGCTTTAGTAATTGGTTCTAACATAGTTCCATAATAGTTATTATGAACTCTTGCATACTCCAAAAAATTCCCAGCTTCTATATTCTTTTCGAACTCTTCAATTGTTACAAAATGATAATCAATCCCATCTTCCTCTTCGCCTCTTATATCTCTTGTAGTTGTAGAGATAGAGAAATAATAGTTTGGTATATTTTTATATATCTCTTTTAAAAGTGTAGATTTCCCGCATCCAGATGGACCTGAAATAATTAAAATTGCACCTTTAATCTCTTTTATCATTTTTATTCCTTTCTAATAGTTCCATTTTATAGAAACTTAAATATAACCTATTTTATAGATATATTTATATCAATAGACTCACCACTTATCAATTTATCAATTATTGTTTGATCAAGTTTTGTAAGAAGAGGTCTTAACTCATCAACTTTAAATTTATTTAAAACTAAATTATATTTGTGGTTATCCAAAGAGAACTCATAATCTTTTACTTCATCTAAAGCTTCATCTATTATCTCGCTTATATCTTTCCAATCAGTTTCTTCTTCTATCTCTTTTTTATTATCTTTTAAAATTGTATTAATTTTATTTAATTCAAGATTATCTAAAACCCCACCTTTTTGTAATGCACTTAAACTAACAATACTCTCATCTTCTTCTATCTCATCAAAAGAGTCATCAACAAAGCTTAAATCACTGAAATCATCACTATCATCTAAAGTGTCATTTATAAAATCAACTACAGGTAGAACTAAATCCTCTTCCTCAAGAGAGATAAATTTTGATAAACTCTTATTCTCTTTTTGTTCATTTATCAAAAACTCTATCTGCTCTTTTAAAATTGCTTCTAGCTTTGTAGGTAAGAATGGTCTTGGAATTAAAAAATCTCTCTGCTTTTCAAAGCTTAGCTCTTCTGAGCTAATTGCTCCTAATCTATATGTTTGTGCTTTTATCTTATTAAATTTATTATCAATAAATGGCTGATCCACTATTATTAAATCATATTTACTCTCAATACTATTCGTTTTTTGAACACTTAAATCTATTTTTAACCTCTTACAAACAAGTATAAAAATATGTTCTATTATTGCTGTATCACAAATAAGAAGGATTTTCACTTTTTAATCTCCTTTAAATTTAACTCTTCAAGCTTAAAAACTCTATCACATCTAAAGGCCAAATCCTCTTCATGAGTTACTAAAATAAGTGCTGCATCATTCTCTTTTATATATTTAAAAAGAGTACTCATAACTATACTTGCTGTTTCTTTATCTAAATTTCCTGTTGGTTCATCTGCAAATATTATTTTTGGTTTTTTCATTAAAATTCTAGCAATTGATAATCTTTGTTGTTGTCCACCACTTAACTCACCAACACCTTGATTTAAAACATGTGTAATATTTAACTCTTTTAAAAGGTTATAATCAACCTCTTCATGGCTTAATAGTGTTGCAATATTTAAATTTTCAATGGCACTAAATCCTCTAAATAAATAGTGAGCTTGAAAGATAATACCAAAATCATCTCTTCTTATTCGTAAAAGTTCATTCTGTTTTAGAGAGTACAAATCTTTACTTTGAAAAACAACATCTCCAGTTGTTGGCTTTAAAAGTGAAGATAATATATTTAAAAGAGTAGATTTTCCACTTCCACTTGTTCCAATTATTGCTACTGACTCTTTTTTATGTAAATTTATATTTATATTTTTAAAAAGTTCATAATCAAAACTGTGAGATAGATTTTTTGCTTCAAGTAGTAAGGGTGCAAGGAGTGGTCTGTTATTTCTTTCTTCACTCATTGCATATCCTTTTTATAATAGTTTTTTAAAACTATAGATTATTTACCCATTTGTTTTGCAACTTCAGCTGCAAAATCTTCTTCTTTTTTCTCAATTCCTTCACCTAATTCAAATCTTACATAGCCTGTAATTTTGATTGATGCATCAACTTCTGCAATTGCTTGTTCAACTGTTTGTTTATCATTCATTACATAAGCTTGAGATAAAAGTGCAAATCTTCCATCTAATTGAGTATTATCAGCAATAAATCTCTCAATTTGTCCTGGAATAATATTTGCCCAAATTTTTTCAGGTTTTCCAGAAGCTCTTAATTCATCTTCGAATCTTGCTTTTGCTTGAGCAATTGCAGTATCAGTTAATTGAGATTTTGAAACAAAATCTGGAATTTTCTTTTGTGGTTTTCCTAATCTTCTTAACTCATCATTTTCAGCTTCAATTTCAGCTCTAATAGCTCTGTTTTCACTCTCAACAAAAGCTGGATCTAAATCTTTATAAGAGATAACTGTTGGTTTCATAGCACTTGCGTGCATTGCTATATTTCTTAAAAGTGCAGTTGCTTTCTCTTTTACACTAGCATCACAAGAAGCTGCTAAGATAACTCCTGTTCTTCCAGTTACATGCACATAACCATTTACAACTTGACCTTCAACACTTTGCAATTTTCTAGCAACTAAATTTTCACCAATAGTTGCAATTTTTTCTGCTAAATATGTTGGAAACTCTTGTCCATTTATAGTTGAACTATTTAGAGTAGTAGCATCATTTATATTTTTTGCAAATGCATGAGTTGTAATCTCTTTTGTGATATTAATAAAGTTTTCATTTTTTGCAACAAAGTCTGTTTGAGAGTTTAACTCTAAAATTACAGCTTTTGTGTTATCACTATTTATTTCAATAGCAATAAGACCTTCAGCAGCAACATTTCCAGCTTTTTTTGCAGCTTTTCCAAGCCCTGCTTCTCTAAGAGCCTGAACTGCTTTATCTAAATCTCCACCAGTCTCATTTAATGCATTTTTACAATCCATCATTCCAGCACCAGTTAGCTCTCTTAACTCTTTGATTAATTGTGGAGTTGCTGCCATTATGCCTCTTCTCCTTCACCAAAGTTAATCTCTTCTCCTTCAGCTACTGCTTCAGCTATAAGTTCATCTTGCTCAGCTTGAGAAATAGGTTCTCCTGAAGTTTCTTCACCACTTTCAGCTAATACAGCTTTACCTTCATTCATAGCAGCTGCCATTTCATTACAGAATAAGTGAATACTTCTAATTGCATCATCATTTCCTGGAATTGGTAAATCAACAACATCTGGGTCACAGTTTGTATCAAGAGGAGCTACAACTGTAATTCCTAATCTTCTAGCTTCTGCAATAGCAATTTTTTCTTTAACTGCATCAAGTACAAACATCATATCTGGAAGTTTGTGCATCTCTTTAATTCCACCAAGATAAAGCTCTAATTTCTCCTCTTTTCTTGTAAGCATTAAAGCCTCTTTTTTTGTAAGAAGATCTAACTGTCCCTCTTCTCTCATTTTTTTAATAATCTCTAATTTTCTAATTGATTTTTTGATTGTTCCAAAGTTTGTAAGCATTCCACCTAACCATCTGTGGTTTACATATGGCATTCCACAAGATTCAGCAGCTTTTTTGATAGTTTCACTAGCTTGTTTTTTAGTACCAACAAAAATCATTGTTTGACCTTCAGCCGCTCTATCTCTTACAACATTATATGTATATCTGAAATATCTTAATGTTTTTTGTAAATCTATAATATAGATATTTTTTCTAACACCGAAAATGAATTTTTTCATTTTTGGATTCCATCTTCTTGTTTGGTGTCCGAAGTGTACACCACACTCTAATAGGTCTTTCATTGTAACCATGTTAATTCTCCTTGAATTATGTTTGTTTTTATTTTTTTCTAGGGTTTAGCCTCTGTATCCCTTAATGCTAAGATTTAAACTTAACACAACCCGAGCAAGGATTGATACATGTGAGGTACTACTTCCAAAAATTTGGAAAATAGAACTGCGATTATATCTAAAAAATATTAAAAGTTGTTTAAGATATATTACTTATAAAAGTTTAACTTTAATATATAGATCTAAATAAGATATAAAGTTTATCTACTATTTTATATATTAAAGCTGTAGAGATTTTTAACTATTTAAGAAGATTTAATATCTCTTTCTTATCGCTAAAAGCTATTTTTTTATCTTCTATTATTTGAGTTGCCTCATCACCCTTTCCAAGTACCAAGACTACACTATTTTTATTTGTTAAATTTAAAGCCTTTTTTATAGCCTCTTTTCTATCAGCTTCCACAAAAACATTTGACATATCTTCTATTCCACTTAAAATATCTTTTATAATCTCATTTGGGTTTTCAAATCGTGGATTATCACTAGTTACCACTACATATTTTGAGTATTTCTTTGCAATTTGACCCATAAGTGGTCGTTTTGCACTATCACGGTTACCACCAGCTCCAAAAACACAAACTATATCCTTATTTAGAAAACTTTTTAAAACCTCTTCCATTCCATCAGGAGTATGAGCAAAATCAACTATTACCAAAGGTTCTGTAGAAACAACTTCTACTCTTCCACTAACACCTTTAAAATCTTTCAATGCTTCACAAATATCATCTATTGGTTTTTTTGTCGCTAAATAAACAGCTGCTATACTTGCTATTTGATTATATATATTAAAAACTCCCAAAAGATTTGAAGAAAAACTATAGTTTTTATCTAAAAAACTGAACTCTACACTAAGTTTTTTATCTATTTTATAGTTTAAAACCTTGAAATTTGATAGTTTTTCTAATGAATATGTAAAAGAATTTTTCTGATTGTATTTTAGAACCTTATCATCTATATTTACAAGCTTTAAACTTTCATCACTTAAAAATGAATTTTTCACATCAATATACTCTTCTATAGAGTTATGAAAATCTAAATGATCTCTAGTAATATTTGTATGAATCTTTAAAAAAAACTCTAAGCCTTCTACCCTATTTTGAGAAATTGCATGAGAGCTTACTTCCATAATAAAAAAAGAACAAGAGTTTTTCATAGCTTTTTGTATATTTGCAAAGTTTCCTAATTGTACTGGAGTCGTAAGAGAATACTCCTCTACTTGAACACCATTAATAAAGAATCCTCTAGTTCCTTGAAGAGCAACTTTATAACCCAGATTTAAAAGAAGAGTATAAATTGTTGTAGCAGTAGTAGTTTTACCATTTGTCCCTGTAATTCCTATAATTTTTATGCTACTCATATCTAAATAATTCTTTAAATTTTCAGAAGAGATAGTTTCATAACCACTACTCTTTGCCATCTCTTCAAAAATCTCATTCTGTTTTGAAACTACAAAAGTAGAGCCACTTTTTAGCTCTTTTGTATTGTCTGTAAATATTTTATTCTCTATTTCTAGTATCATTTTGTCTCTCTTGTAGTTTTTCATATAGTTTCACTATCTCTTTATCATAGATAAAATACTCATTAAATCCCTCTAGATAATTGTAAGCTGTTGAGTTAAAACCATTCTCTATTAATCTATTAATAAAATCATAAAAATCCTCTTTTTTTTCAATAGCAACTTTTGTAGAGAACATGATATCTTCAAAAGCTACTTTAAAAGAACCTCTTTTTTCTATTAAAGCTTTAAACTCTTCATACTTTATAGCATTTAAATCTTCTACTGTTTGCCTATTTATATCTTTTAGAATACTCATCATCTTTTCTATATTTCCATCATAAGCCTCTATTGTATCTTCCATATATTTTATAGCATCTTGCAGATTTTCATCTTTTAAAATAGAAAAATAGTCATATAGTGCCATAGCTTTTTGTATATCTTCAAAAGCAATATCACATAAAAGAATATATATTTTGTACTCTTTATTATCTGGAAAACTACTATATAGTTGTGAATATATAAAAAGTGCTTCACTAAATCTTTTTTGAAAAAATAGTGAATTTGCCTCTTCTAATCTCTTTTTTTTATTTATCAATTTAATCCTCTAAATAATCACTTTTCCCAATAGGAACATTTACTATTTTTAAATCTGGATGAATAGCTTCTTTTAGATTTTTTTCTACCACATACTTTAAAGTGCTTCCACTAGCACTACATCCAACACATGCACCTTTTAGTTGTATATAAATTTTTGCATTTTTTATAGCCAATAGTTCTATTGCTCCACCATCTCTTGCTATCATTGGAGCTATTTTTATTTTTATAATATTGCTTACAGGCTCTTGTAAATCTTCATCTGTAAATGGAAACATATTTTAATCCTTTTTTTTCTCAAACCTCTTTACAAGAAATATTCCAATAGCAATAAATATTAAAATTACCGCTATTGTTTGAAATATAAATGTAAGAGTAACTTCATTTTCAAACATTATTTTACTACTTCTTCACATCTAGAACAAAGAGACTCTTCATTTTTTGAAGTAAATTTCCAACATCTAGGACATTTATATCCACTAGATTTAAATATTTTAAACTCTTTTTCATCTATTTTAAAACTTCCTAATATTTCACTATTTGAAGTAGTACTTGAAACATTACTTATTTTACTAACCAAGAACCAATCACTTGATTCAACCTCATCTAAAGCCAAAAACTCTTCACTATTTGTACTAATTTCTAACTCTAGTGTAGATTTAATTATCTTTTCTTTGCTTAAACTATCTTTAATTTCAGAGAATTTCTCTTTTGCTTCTATAAATAGCTCTTCGTCAACAGTAAGTTCAATTTTAGGAAGTTCAAACTTTTTGAAATCAAAAATATTTTTTGCATCTTCTTTTATAATACTTGGTGCAAACTCCAATAGCTCATCCATAGTATAAGTTAAGATGCAAGCTAATGTACCTATTAGTTTTTTTGTAATAATAGCCATTGCACTTTGACTTGCAACTCTATGAATATCATCTTTACTATCACAATACAATCTATCTTTACAAACATCTAAATATATTCCAGATAAATCAGCTACTAGGAAGTTATTTAATCTATTTAAACCTTTTGAAAATTCATAAACTTTAAAACTAGACTCAATATCATCAAAAACTCTTTTAGCTTTTGATAAAATCCATTTATCTAAAACACCCATTTTTTCAACTTCAACTATCTTTTCAAGACCATCTATATTTGCTAATAAAAATCTTGCAGTATTTCTTATTTTTCTATAAAGTTCTGCATTTTGTTTTAAGATATTATCAGAAATCTTAAGATCACTTTGATAATCACTCATAGCAACCCAAACTCTTAAAATCTCACTTCCATACTCTTTTAAAACTTTATCAGGAGCTACAACATTTCCTTTAGATTTACTCATTTTTTCACCTTTTTCATCAACAGTGAATCCATGAGTTAATATAGATTTATATGGTGCAACTTCACTTGAAGCAAGTGTTGTTAAAAGAGAAGATTGGAACCAACCTCTATGTTGGTCACTTCCTTCAAGATACATATCAGCTGGGAATGTTCCAGCATCATAGTTTCCACTTCTTAAAACTGCATTTTGAGTACTCCCACTATCAAACCAAACATCTAAAATATCTAAAGTTTTCTCTAAATCATCAGGATTTAAGCCACTTGCTGGATTTAATAAATCTTTAATCTCCATATCATACCAAGCATCACAACCAAATTTTTCAAAAATCATAGCTGTATAGTTTAAAACTTTTTCATCAAAAACTATCTCATCTGTTTTTTTATTTCTAAAAAATGCAATTGGAACTCCCCAGTCTCTTTGTCTTGAGATACACCAATCAGGTCGTCCCTCAAGCATCGCTTTTAATCTATTTCTACCCCATTCTGGATAGAATTTA
This window contains:
- a CDS encoding ComF family protein — its product is MKCTSCDKLSFSIICETCQNKLLVPNFYKKELDKDFFVYSFYDYKDLEDLIQSKYHFYGDRVFNILGKLSFKKFALNFEFTHPILALPIDDHTRHDFSQTAILAKHLKSTFIKPVFNSLKASNIVKYAGKNLEFRQKNPRKFTYSGEKSCDVILIDDVITTGTTILEARKTLKKHKVNVLFALTLCSFLS
- a CDS encoding Na/Pi cotransporter family protein, producing MIKRFMFPLLFLVLAYFVLNYESAKVIIAGIAIFLVGMFFMEDGFKLFSGGFLEKILEKFTNSMPKGILNGFLISSIVQSSSLTSVILISFLTTSLIALESAIYVLLGSSLGSSTTAWLIALFGLRIKISHYAMPIIAFGIFFRFSKNLKQKGFGNILLGLGFIFLGISYMVNGFDDLKQSVDLLAYSNDSFLTMFLFFILGAIMTFVVQSSSASIAITLVALASGQILFLNAVALVIGGKIGSTTTTILGSLNSNSNGKRLALTQFILNLIATVFGIVFLFPIINFIDFLALEFDISSDVIKLTLFITIFNLSAVIIMIPFLNKIILKMKTMFIPKVKSWSKLEFLDASSLESSKSILSGLKKENEILFNKLIKSIRHQLSINSDIYISKKNLDKKTLKKESINKLYKIKIKELHNEILDYLDFANKYINSEDMKVLDKSKALTKKIYLLLKNIKTLNKALNLGTQNENIELKQEYKNIKDILIICINEIENIISNHAFDDIDKLYKIKTIQHKLISFDNMANQRVDNLFENRKIDAKVSSKILKDSSFAILLCQNLLNITEKMFIDESMILEDEEEEDED
- the hisH gene encoding imidazole glycerol phosphate synthase subunit HisH, whose amino-acid sequence is MLGIIDYKMGNLASVYNACSKFTKDVKIIKTKDDITKCDKIILPGVGAYKDAMKYLEKNGLKDAILEFSNSNKPLLGICLGMQLLFESSEEFGYTKGLGLIEGKVIAFNRDKTKELKIPHMGWNTIETKNNILFEGLKNPYLYFVHSFHTVCDDKYIIGKTTYGYEFASAVNKNNIFGFQPHPEKSHNNGLKVLENFINL
- the hisA gene encoding 1-(5-phosphoribosyl)-5-[(5-phosphoribosylamino)methylideneamino]imidazole-4-carboxamide isomerase — protein: MDILPAIDLKDGKAVRLSKGVMDSAKIYSDEPWQVARRFEELGSKWVHIVDLNGAFMGEPANLEQIKKIRENCNLKIELGGGIRDEKTIQMYLELGVDRLILGSIALKDPQFVKDMAKKYPIAVGIDALNGMVAVEGWAEVSTIQATALAKEFANAGVEAIICTDISKDGMLCGVNVNFTEEIAKESGLYTIASGGVKDINDIISCKKNGQIGGVIVGKAFYEGTLNLKEAFSIL
- a CDS encoding GGDEF domain-containing protein, which gives rise to MDSNKKITLIIFSLVVILTSIIVVIVAIGSRETGYNGVTNKAHLTAEVVKKSLTSHMLNGNMDQRDVFLNSISSLKDVQSLWLVRAKSVSEQFGPSHLANENPKDQIDIEVLNSGKEKIIINESLYGATLRITIPYTASSFDKPNCLACHNAKEGDVLGAISLNFDISEDRGSNIMILLYIILIIGLFLIFFLIFIQKKIEPFTNSFNSLVQVLKRVHEGDYSVRAQAGILKEDKEASLWLNELIEKLETVLTGIEKNLTSFVHNRASNVNHDKLISAKDIIEDISEIYHYKKTIENDFSIDDIYYRLISVLRDKLGIKHFIIFETDLVKDERKTIFSAPNTKPYCSLEKSIKESCRAERINSIVSSENFSEICRVAKCNKDEQHICIPFYINDQTNITIHIVSNSKEELNNLKYQIGIIKKYLEETKPILESKLLMDALRQKNLTDSLTGLYNRKYLDEIVEKKLALDVKNGVIYSIMFLDIDYFKMVNDSYGHDIGDDILRKLAITMKKSIGPNETLIRYGGEEFLILKKDATQENTKELAEKINNEFSKIVFNYGGDNFTKTVSIGYSFYPIDTDQFWKCIKFADISLYEAKATGRNRVVKFSKDILKNGDKLDY
- the gmk gene encoding guanylate kinase; this translates as MIKEIKGAILIISGPSGCGKSTLLKEIYKNIPNYYFSISTTTRDIRGEEEDGIDYHFVTIEEFEKNIEAGNFLEYARVHNNYYGTMLEPITKALNDGKLVVFDIDVQGHKILREKLGNLITSVFITTPTLKILEQRLVARDTDTKEIIEKRVESAKSEICEFLDYDYLIINDNIHKATKEILSIASIARAKTKLFDKNSIVKEWLNS